In a single window of the Coffea eugenioides isolate CCC68of chromosome 3, Ceug_1.0, whole genome shotgun sequence genome:
- the LOC113765180 gene encoding co-chaperone protein p23-2, whose protein sequence is MGSRQPEVLWAQRSDKVYLTIALPDARDVSVKCEIDGLFSFSAVGVDGQSFSFTLQLYANIVPEGCKTKIGLRNIICSIQKEKKVWWKRLLKSEEKPAPHLKVDWNKWCDEDDEESSDYLGSDDDDVVHTGEDGSSDDEGMLYLPDLEKARGN, encoded by the exons ATGGG AAGCAGACAGCCAGAGGTTCTTTGGGCACAGCGTTCTGATAAAGTTTACTTGACGATTGCTTTGCCAGATGCCAGAGACGTTTCTGTAAAGTGTGAGATTGATGGCCTTTTCAGTTTCTCTGCCGTTGGAGTTGATGGCCAGTCCTTCAGTTTCACTCTCCAACTCTATGCAAACATTGTCCCTGAG GGATGTAAAACGAAGATTGGCTTAAGAAACATAATATGTTCAATtcagaaagagaagaaagtttGGTGGAAGAGACTGTTGAAGTCTGAAGAAAAGCCTGCTCCACATCTTAAGGTTGATTGGAACAAGTGGTGTGATGAGGATGATGAAGAGTCAAGTGACT ACTTGGGATCTGATGACGACGATGTTGTG CATACTGGTGAAGATGGTAGCAGCGATGATGAAGGAATGCTTT ATTTACCAGACTTGGAGAAGGCAAGAGGAAACTGA